In Pseudomonadota bacterium, the sequence CGGCCATACCGTAGCCCGGCACCACGATCACCTGCTTGGCCGCCTTGAGCTCTTCGGCCAGCCCATCGGCCGAGGTCTCTTGGATCTCCCCCTGATCCTCGCCGCCCGCGGCGGGTACGGCCCCCTCCTGGGTACCAAAGCCACCAAACACGACGTTCATGATCGAACGGTTCATGGCGCGGCACATGATGATAGAGAGAATGGCGCCGCTCGAGCCCACGAGTGCGCCGGTCACGATGAGCAGATCGTTGGACAGGGTGAAGCCCGCTGCAGAGGCGGCCCAGCCGGAATAGCTGTTGAGCAGCGAAACAGCGACCGGCATGTCTGCACCACCGATGGCCATGACCAGGTGCCAGCCCAGGAACAGGGTCAGGCCCGTCATGATCAATAGGTAGGTGAGCCCCTGCTCGACCGGCAGCTGCAGGAAGGGAAAGACCAGGCCGATCGTTGCCAGCGCCACCAACAGGTTGAGCCCGTGTCGTCCGGGAATGAGAAGCGGCTTGCCTCCGATCGTGCCGCGGAGCTTCGCCCATGCCACGACCGAGCCGGTGAACGTGATGGCGCCCACTGCGACGTCGATCCAGATCTCGACGCGGTGAAAATCCTGGGCGGCCCCTTCGAGCTTGTGCTCCGGATGCAAATACGTCGATATGCCCACCAGCACGGCGGCCATACCCACGAAGCTGTGAAGTATGGCGACCAGCTCCGGCATCGCGGTCATCACGACGCGCTTGGCCAGCCACAGCCCGATCACAGCCCCCAGCAGGACAGCCGGCACGACCATCTCGTAGGAGCGGATAGTGTCCGTGAGCGCCGTGACCACAATGGCCAAGATCATGCCGACGATGCCGAACACGTTGCCGCGTCGAGCCGTTTCCTGCTGGGAGAGCCCGCCCAGGCTTCGAATGAACAGGACCCCTGCTACCAAGTACGCAACCGTCAGAACTCCAGGGTCCATCGCTAGTCCTTCCGAAACATTTCCAGCATCCGGCGCGTCACGAAAAAGCCGCCGAAGATATTGATGCTCGCTACCAGAATCGCGACTGCCCCGAGTATCTGAGGCAGTCCCTGCCCTCCGAGCCCCGCCTGCAGCATCCCCCCGATGATGATGATGCCGCTGATGGCATTGGTGACGCTCATCAAGGGCGTGTGGAGCGCCGGTGTAACGCTCCAGATCACCTGCCAGCCGACGAAACACGCCAGAATGAAGACGGTCAGGTGCTGCAGAAAAGCGTCCGGTGCGAAGCGGCCTACCACGAAAAACAACGCGATGAGCACCAGGCCGCCGACGGTAGTGCCCCATGCACGCTGGCGCATGATGTGCTCTTGCTCCGGCTTGGCGGCTTCCGGTGGCGGCTGCGATCGGGGCTTGGGCTTGGGCTCGGCAACATCAGTAGCCGGCTTTGGCGGCGGCGGCGGCAGGACCTGCCCGTCGTGCACCACGGTCGCGCCTCGGACCACCTCGTCCTCCAGGTCGATGCGAAAACCCTCGTCTCCACGACTCATGTCGGACAGCAGGTGCACGATATTGGTGCCGAAGAATCGGCTGGACGTGGAGGCCATCCTGCTGGGGAGGTCGGTGTAGCCGATGATCTTCACGCCGTTGGCCTCGGTAAGCCGACCGGGGCTGGTCAGCTCGCAGTTGCCGCCCTGCTCGGCCGCCAGATCCACGACCACGCTGCCCCTTTTCATCGCCGTTACGTGCTCGCGCTTCAGCAGCGTCGGCGCCTTGGCTCCCGGCACCAGCGCCGTGGTGACGATGACGTCGCACTCTTTGGCCTGCTCGAGAAAGAGCGCCATCTCCGCCTCGATGAACTCCTTGCTCATGACCTTGGCGTAGCCCCCCGTGCCTTCGCCGCTTTCCTCGATCTCCACCTCCAGGAAGCGGGCTCCCAGGCTTTCGACCTGCTCGCGCGCGGCAGCACGGGTGTCGAAGGCCCGCACGTCGGCTCCGAGCCCGCGCGCTGCGCCAATGGCCGCCAGGCCCGCGACGCCGGCACCGATGATCAAGACCTTGGCGGGCGGCAGAGTGCCCGCCGCGGTCACTTGGGCGCTGAAGAAGCCGTTGTACGTTGTCGACGCTTCGAGAACGGCACGGTAGCCCACCAGATTGGACATCGAGCTCAGCACGTCCATCTTCTGGGCACGCGTGATCCGGGGGACGCTGTCGAGAGACAGCGTGTTTACGCCCTTGGCGGCGAGAATACGAACCAGAGACTCGTTGCGTTTGGGATAGATCAGGCT encodes:
- a CDS encoding NAD(P)(+) transhydrogenase (Re/Si-specific) subunit beta yields the protein MDPGVLTVAYLVAGVLFIRSLGGLSQQETARRGNVFGIVGMILAIVVTALTDTIRSYEMVVPAVLLGAVIGLWLAKRVVMTAMPELVAILHSFVGMAAVLVGISTYLHPEHKLEGAAQDFHRVEIWIDVAVGAITFTGSVVAWAKLRGTIGGKPLLIPGRHGLNLLVALATIGLVFPFLQLPVEQGLTYLLIMTGLTLFLGWHLVMAIGGADMPVAVSLLNSYSGWAASAAGFTLSNDLLIVTGALVGSSGAILSIIMCRAMNRSIMNVVFGGFGTQEGAVPAAGGEDQGEIQETSADGLAEELKAAKQVIVVPGYGMA
- a CDS encoding Re/Si-specific NAD(P)(+) transhydrogenase subunit alpha; translation: MTRLAVLKERIPEEKRVAAIPENVAKYKELGFTVTVEAGAGEGSGHSDDAYREAGAEIESDRRALLQNASIVIKVNPPSETEIGLLARGTTLISLIYPKRNESLVRILAAKGVNTLSLDSVPRITRAQKMDVLSSMSNLVGYRAVLEASTTYNGFFSAQVTAAGTLPPAKVLIIGAGVAGLAAIGAARGLGADVRAFDTRAAAREQVESLGARFLEVEIEESGEGTGGYAKVMSKEFIEAEMALFLEQAKECDVIVTTALVPGAKAPTLLKREHVTAMKRGSVVVDLAAEQGGNCELTSPGRLTEANGVKIIGYTDLPSRMASTSSRFFGTNIVHLLSDMSRGDEGFRIDLEDEVVRGATVVHDGQVLPPPPPKPATDVAEPKPKPRSQPPPEAAKPEQEHIMRQRAWGTTVGGLVLIALFFVVGRFAPDAFLQHLTVFILACFVGWQVIWSVTPALHTPLMSVTNAISGIIIIGGMLQAGLGGQGLPQILGAVAILVASINIFGGFFVTRRMLEMFRKD